A portion of the Trachemys scripta elegans isolate TJP31775 chromosome 9, CAS_Tse_1.0, whole genome shotgun sequence genome contains these proteins:
- the SLC51A gene encoding organic solute transporter subunit alpha, whose product MESSAELVPDPRIPPELIELLIKNFSIPLACVSQPPTSLQLLNQLNPVELSIQALMTFLTLVSVAIFFEEAIYLSKKIRCQVKMKTLIWSSSAPTMVSVFCCFGLWIPRSMMVVEMAIGMYFSMCFYLLMLIMVEGFGGKEALLKALRDTPMVISTGPCCCCCPCCPRITMTKRKLKLFLLGTFQFAFFKTACVFVGLALAADGNYDPADISATSVALWINTCLGFSTIFALWALGIMFRQARLHLAEQNMGAKFVCFQVLLILTALQPSILSILASSGQIACAPPLSSKTRSQYMSMQLLILETFIITVVTRMYYRKQDDKAGYQPFSPPDGDIESKA is encoded by the exons atggagTCCTCGGCAGAGCTCGTACCCGACCCCAG GATCCCACCTGAGCTGATCGAGCTGCTGATTAAGAATTTCAGCATCCCCCTGGCCTGTGTCTCCCAGCCGCCCACCTCGCTGCAGCTGCTGAACC agctGAACCCCGTCGAGCTCTCCATCCAGGCCCTCATGACCTTCCTGACGCTGGTGTCGGTCGCCATCTTCTTCGAGGAAGCCATCTACCTGTCAAAGAAGATCCGCTGCCAGGTGAAGATGAAAACCCTCATCTGGAGCAGCTCGGCCCCCACG ATGGTCTCCGTGTTCTGCTGCTTTGGGCTCTGGATCCCACGCTCCATGATGGTGGTGGAGATGGCTATTGGCAT GTACTTCAGTATGTGCTTCTATCTGCTCATGCTGATCATGGTGGAAGGCTTCGGCGGGAAGGAGgccctgctcaaagcactgagGGACACGCCCATGGTGATCAGCACcggcccctgctgctgctgctgtccctgCTGCCCGCGCATCACCATGACCAA GAGAAAACTTAAACTCTTTCTTCTGGGTACTTTCCAATTCGCCTTCTTCAAGACAGCCTGTGTCTTCGTTGGGCTGGCCCTGGCTGCAGATGGAAACTACGATCCGGCTGAT ATCTCCGCTACGAGCGTGGCACTCTGGATCAACACCTGCCTCGGCTTCTCCACCATCTTCGCTCTGTGGGCCCTGGGGATCATGTTTCGCCAGGCCAGGCTGCACTTGGCAGAGCAGAACATGGGCGCCAAGTTCGTTTGTTTCCAG GTACTCCTCATCCTGACTGCGCTACAGCCCTCCATCCTGAGCATCCTGGCAAGCAGCGGGCAGATCGCCTGTGCCCCGCCCTTGTCCTCCAAGACGAGGTCACAGT ACATGAGCATGCAGTTGCTTATCCTGGAGACCTTCATCATCACGGTGGTGACTAGGATGTACTACAGAAAACAGGACGACAAGGCAGGATACCAACCTTTCAGCCCGCCGGATGGGGACATTGAAAGCAAAGCCTAG
- the ZDHHC19 gene encoding palmitoyltransferase ZDHHC19, translating into MIPARGVPRWVLPSLLASFHFSSLVALSGLFFSFPCSWLAVHVSLAFPLVAGILFIPAVTNLLLASFTDPGILHRGAEGRAGLVIQALHVKERRFDLHWCQKCQYYCPPWTFHCPWCNVCVEEFDHHCKWLNNCIGCRNFRFFFLFVAFLCGYNVVVLASCITYLVLNSHQAYGAEKICAIMVTIPAALYLLPLLILVGSQASFITLAKRTYELKLREESRANPFDLGWARNWYAALCAPQGPKYMVRAAEPKAATRRGRKAPVARLLPQMSRLNTAPPGLSSHRCPQNLPGQRRAAQAGAKGTWWPASPERKTNVAMTGTADGGGGAHWKSQIHSSSRAVSPTAALLSVSDL; encoded by the exons ATGATCCCTGCCAGGGGCGTGCCACGCTGGGTCCTGCCCAGCCTCCTCGCTTCCTTTCACTTCAGCTCCCTCGTGGCCCTGAGCGGCCTGTTCTTCTCCTTCCC ATGCAGCTGGCTGGCCGTCCACGTGTCCCTGGCTTTCCCCCTGGTCGCGGGCATCCTTTTCATCCCAGCCGTGACCAACCTCCTGCTGGCCAGCTTCACGGACCCCGGGATCCTTCACCGAG GGGCCGAGGGCCGGGCCGGGTTAGTGATCCAGGCGCTTCATGTCAAGGAGAGACGCTTCGAtctgcactggtgccagaagtgcCAGTACTACTGCCCGCCATGGACCTTCCACTGCCCCTGGTGCAACGTCTGTGTGGAG GAGTTCGACCACCACTGTAAGTGGCTGAACAACTGCATTGGCTGCCGCAACTTCCGCTTCTTCTTCCTGTTCGTGGCCTTCCTGTGCGGCTACAACGTGGTGGTTCTGGCTTCCTGCATCACCTACCTGGTGCTCAACTCCCACCAGGCCTATGGCGCCGAGAAGATCTGTGC CATCATGGTGACCATCCCGGCCGCTCTctacctgctgcccctcctgatCCTGGTGGGATCCCAGGCCAGTTTCATCACCCTCGCTAAACGCACCTATGAGCTCAAG CTTCGCGAGGAGAGCAGAGCGAATCCCTTCGACCTGGGATGGGCCAGGAACTGGTACGCGGCCCTGTGTGCCCCACAGGGACCCAA GTACATGGTTAGAGCCGCCGAACCCAAGGCAGCGACCCGCAGGGGCAGGAAGGCCCCCGTGGCCCGGCTCCTTCCCCAGATGTCACGCCTGAACACGGCACCTCCTGGACTCTCATCCCACCGCTGCCCCCAGAACCTGCCTGGCCAGAGGCGGGCAGCCCAG GCTGGTGCCAAGGGGACCTGGTGGCCGGCAAGCCCAGAGAGGAAGACAAACGTGGCGATGACAG GCACGGCGGATGGCGGAGGAGGCGCACACTGGAAATCCCaaatacacagcagcagcagagcggTCTCGCCCACGGCCGCGCTCCTTTCAGTGTCTGACCTTTAA